In Patescibacteria group bacterium, one genomic interval encodes:
- a CDS encoding Hsp20/alpha crystallin family protein, giving the protein MPLLTLFQKKPQSAPPQKPSSPQPSKQSEWNLFEEGQLLIDMYERTDAIVVRSLVAGIEPDQLEISLHNDMLTIRGVRNDCEELYDDQYLLRECYWGSFSRSIIIPLPVQTDAIQATFKNGVVTIVLPKCEQEHAIPLMEDSMQDEQLPEIEDDESPYWEDDEDEKAPA; this is encoded by the coding sequence ATGCCGCTTCTCACGCTTTTCCAAAAAAAACCGCAAAGCGCTCCTCCTCAAAAACCCTCTTCTCCGCAACCATCCAAACAATCCGAATGGAATCTCTTTGAAGAAGGGCAGCTCCTTATTGATATGTACGAGCGCACCGATGCCATTGTTGTACGCTCGCTTGTTGCAGGCATTGAACCCGACCAACTAGAGATTTCTCTCCACAACGACATGCTCACCATTCGCGGTGTACGAAATGACTGTGAAGAACTCTATGACGACCAATATTTGCTGCGAGAATGCTACTGGGGAAGTTTTAGCCGATCGATTATTATTCCCCTTCCTGTTCAAACCGACGCAATCCAGGCAACCTTCAAGAATGGTGTTGTCACTATTGTCTTACCCAAGTGCGAACAAGAACATGCAATCCCACTTATGGAAGACAGTATGCAAGATGAACAGCTCCCGGAAATTGAAGACGATGAATCTCCCTACTGGGAAGATGACGAGGACGAGAAGGCACCGGCATGA
- a CDS encoding (2Fe-2S) ferredoxin domain-containing protein — translation MSNFKNIAVCHGKSCGPKGASRIKKILEQCNTFKSIKIQERECCGRCEHSCTIVIDDQAISDLSPDTLQKAFLDNPSQALAEAHKKDMQASKDLDRILSDDGLL, via the coding sequence ATGTCGAATTTCAAGAACATTGCCGTTTGCCATGGCAAATCGTGCGGTCCCAAGGGGGCATCACGCATCAAAAAAATACTTGAACAATGCAATACATTCAAAAGTATAAAGATTCAAGAACGTGAATGCTGCGGCCGCTGCGAGCATAGCTGCACGATTGTCATAGACGACCAAGCGATCAGTGATTTATCGCCGGATACGCTTCAAAAAGCTTTTTTGGATAATCCCTCGCAAGCTCTTGCCGAAGCGCACAAAAAAGATATGCAGGCATCCAAGGATCTTGACCGCATACTCTCCGATGACGGCTTGCTTTGA